In one window of Rhodanobacter sp. FDAARGOS 1247 DNA:
- a CDS encoding 16S rRNA (uracil(1498)-N(3))-methyltransferase — MRTIRIHLDQPLSVSAEIALPAQAAEHVGRVLRMNAGDPLTVFNGDGSDYDATIVALGKRDLRVRIDAKLPVQNESPLPLTLAQGVARGEKMDLIVQKATELGAVRIVPLLTERSEVKLDPARAEKRLAHWRAVAASACEQCGRARLPEITPAQPLAGWLAGLADDGALRLALLPEGARSARELRFGAAGGLLVIGPEGGLGERDIDALTRTGFEGLRLGPRILRTETAGLAAMAALQALHGDG; from the coding sequence ATGCGCACGATCCGTATCCACCTCGACCAGCCACTCAGCGTCTCGGCGGAAATCGCCTTGCCGGCCCAGGCCGCCGAGCACGTCGGCCGGGTGCTGCGCATGAATGCGGGCGACCCGCTCACCGTGTTCAACGGCGACGGCAGCGACTACGACGCGACCATCGTGGCGCTGGGCAAGCGCGACCTGCGAGTGCGGATCGACGCGAAGCTGCCCGTGCAGAACGAGTCGCCCCTGCCACTGACCCTGGCCCAGGGCGTGGCGCGGGGCGAGAAGATGGACCTGATCGTGCAGAAGGCCACCGAGCTTGGCGCCGTCCGCATCGTGCCGCTGCTCACCGAACGTTCGGAAGTGAAGCTGGACCCCGCACGTGCCGAAAAGCGGCTGGCCCACTGGCGTGCAGTCGCGGCCAGCGCCTGCGAACAATGCGGACGCGCGCGGTTGCCCGAGATCACCCCGGCACAGCCACTGGCCGGCTGGCTGGCCGGGCTCGCCGATGACGGTGCGTTGCGTCTTGCCCTGTTGCCGGAGGGCGCTCGTTCGGCCCGCGAACTGCGCTTCGGGGCCGCCGGCGGCCTGCTGGTGATCGGCCCGGAAGGCGGCCTGGGCGAGCGCGACATCGACGCGCTGACCCGGACCGGTTTCGAGGGATTGCGACTGGGCCCGCGCATCCTGCGCACGGAAACGGCGGGGCTGGCCGCCATGGCGGCCCTGCAGGCGCTGCACGGCGACGGCTGA
- a CDS encoding chemotaxis protein CheW, translating into MSDPLPREIRCVLVPVGNQRLLLPNANIAEVITQSTPEPLPGAPAWMLGRIQWRGWRVPLVSFAELAGTEAGDADLSVRVAVLKALGGNPKLPFIAVLTQGFPRLTTLNAELIIPTHDGKPLQPGVRAHVLVRDDVAMIPDLEWIEATLLDLYDDSGVMDTVETVEDGSVDADD; encoded by the coding sequence ATGAGTGATCCGCTGCCGCGTGAAATCCGCTGCGTCCTGGTGCCGGTAGGCAACCAGCGCCTGCTGTTGCCCAACGCCAACATCGCCGAAGTGATCACCCAGAGCACGCCCGAGCCGCTGCCCGGCGCCCCCGCCTGGATGCTGGGACGGATCCAGTGGCGTGGCTGGCGCGTGCCGCTGGTGTCATTTGCCGAACTGGCCGGCACCGAGGCGGGCGACGCCGACCTGAGCGTGCGCGTGGCCGTGTTGAAGGCGCTTGGCGGCAACCCGAAGCTGCCGTTCATCGCGGTGCTGACCCAGGGCTTCCCGCGCCTGACCACGTTGAACGCCGAGCTGATCATTCCCACCCATGACGGCAAGCCCTTGCAGCCGGGCGTGCGCGCCCATGTGCTGGTGCGCGATGACGTGGCGATGATTCCTGACCTGGAATGGATCGAGGCCACCTTGCTCGACCTGTACGACGATTCCGGGGTGATGGACACCGTCGAGACGGTGGAAGACGGCTCGGTCGACGCCGACGACTGA
- a CDS encoding chemotaxis protein CheB, whose amino-acid sequence MTEMAPAVALLFDDTELVGQLREALQERGARIVHEGGVSSLSRELLRQVGADVLVINLDDSADDALDHLYDVIDDERPRVVFNDAQASRSLAGWDRDRWARHLAVKVLAAGDVDPPRPDGPHLVDMPAAVAPPPTVTPTPVAAAEPVEPAAAPEPVVDEVVDVAPTMAAAEPDADDFLPVHDDADGQHEQIATAESENLAAELEALLASGDLPAEDEVTSGPGLRFVDDLEPPPLHDGNFHDAGAAGPAADFDVVATVDAPPAEAAPVLASVTPPTFQIDHLELSALVDTGAATTPASAPHPLMADNAPGVRAPDAWSLVDEDAAPAAPEKPDAGMFGIEKMSAADFLAPDADAVAADIEPVMSLELVSMEEAVAPQPYERVIDHEMVLDELGSALSRVVVLGAATDGVDSVCAFLAALPVTTRLTFLHTQHVGEQSDVALAEKFKAHCALPVRLAEQGRRAGSGEVLMVPAGQQVRLRRDGSIELQATGGESAEAPSIDASLTMAASVFGRDALAIVFAGRGNDAVAGAQAVHDRGGQVWVESSSGEHFADMVSGIFAERLVSFSGTPTELAARLIEVFP is encoded by the coding sequence ATGACTGAAATGGCGCCGGCGGTTGCCCTGCTGTTTGACGATACCGAACTGGTTGGCCAGCTGCGCGAGGCGCTGCAGGAACGTGGTGCACGCATCGTGCACGAGGGCGGGGTTTCCAGCCTGAGTCGTGAACTGCTGCGGCAGGTGGGCGCCGACGTGCTGGTCATCAACCTGGACGACAGCGCCGACGATGCGCTCGATCACCTGTACGACGTGATCGACGACGAACGCCCCCGGGTGGTCTTCAATGATGCGCAGGCCAGCCGCTCGCTGGCCGGCTGGGATCGCGACCGCTGGGCGCGACATCTGGCCGTCAAGGTGCTGGCGGCCGGTGATGTGGACCCGCCGCGCCCGGACGGTCCACACCTCGTCGACATGCCAGCTGCCGTGGCTCCGCCGCCGACCGTGACGCCGACTCCCGTCGCTGCCGCCGAGCCCGTCGAACCGGCTGCAGCGCCGGAACCGGTGGTCGACGAAGTGGTGGATGTCGCTCCGACGATGGCGGCAGCGGAACCCGACGCGGACGATTTCCTGCCCGTGCACGACGACGCGGATGGCCAGCACGAGCAGATCGCCACCGCCGAATCGGAGAACCTGGCGGCAGAGCTCGAGGCCTTGCTGGCCTCGGGTGATTTGCCAGCCGAAGACGAGGTCACCTCGGGCCCCGGCCTGCGTTTCGTGGATGACCTCGAGCCGCCGCCACTCCACGATGGCAATTTCCATGATGCAGGCGCGGCCGGACCGGCAGCGGACTTCGACGTGGTGGCGACCGTTGACGCGCCGCCGGCGGAAGCAGCGCCGGTGCTGGCCAGCGTGACGCCGCCGACGTTCCAGATCGATCATCTCGAACTGTCTGCCCTGGTCGATACCGGCGCGGCCACGACGCCGGCTTCGGCGCCGCATCCGCTCATGGCCGACAACGCGCCGGGCGTACGCGCGCCGGATGCATGGAGCCTGGTCGACGAAGACGCGGCGCCAGCGGCACCGGAAAAGCCCGATGCCGGCATGTTCGGCATCGAGAAGATGAGTGCGGCCGATTTTCTTGCGCCCGATGCCGATGCGGTCGCGGCGGATATCGAGCCGGTGATGAGTCTCGAGCTGGTTTCGATGGAAGAGGCCGTCGCACCGCAACCCTACGAACGCGTGATCGACCACGAGATGGTGCTGGACGAACTGGGCAGCGCGCTGAGCCGGGTGGTAGTGCTTGGCGCCGCCACCGATGGCGTCGATTCGGTCTGTGCCTTCCTGGCAGCGTTGCCTGTGACCACGCGGCTGACCTTCCTGCATACCCAGCACGTGGGCGAACAGTCCGATGTGGCGCTGGCGGAGAAGTTCAAGGCGCATTGCGCGTTGCCCGTGCGACTGGCCGAACAGGGCCGTCGCGCCGGATCGGGTGAGGTGTTGATGGTGCCGGCGGGCCAGCAGGTGCGCCTGCGCCGTGACGGCAGCATCGAGCTGCAGGCCACCGGCGGCGAGTCCGCCGAAGCACCGTCGATCGACGCCAGCCTGACCATGGCGGCGAGCGTGTTTGGCCGCGATGCACTGGCGATCGTTTTCGCGGGGCGCGGCAACGATGCGGTGGCCGGCGCGCAGGCGGTCCACGATCGTGGCGGCCAGGTCTGGGTAGAGTCGTCGTCCGGGGAACATTTCGCTGACATGGTCAGCGGGATCTTCGCCGAGCGGCTGGTCAGTTTTTCCGGCACGCCGACCGAGTTGGCGGCGCGCCTGATCGAGGTGTTTCCATGA
- a CDS encoding Hpt domain-containing protein: protein MRLQDHIDFTTLQWVKPELDDTLSIAREALESYVDNPGKRDFMRTCADHLHQVQGTLQMVELYGAAMVTAEMEALAIALLEDHVAQREEAYAALMRGLMQLPDYLERLSSGHRDVPVVLLPLLNDLRASRGQEALPESAMFHPNLDAFLPEQAPAAMSEAYAEAHRAELVDLRLRFQQQLLGWFRGQNAAVQLVNMRKTLLAITARCYHVHGRRLWWIAAGVLEGLEQGALKGFAGEVRQLIGKVDRNIRLLIEQGEHSLRGGEADEVACKLLYIVAQAKQRSPQMELLRSTYGLDALLPDAGELEHARGSMAGHNRALLDSVSRALKDDLLRVKEALDLFLRQQNGDPAQLAVQGEVLERVGDTLGMLALAVPRRVVTEQRRVLDEIANRLRAADEETLLDVAGALLYVEASLDDHIESLGSDGEPGAGDAMHALPRSEALGVVTTLMQEAIANTGRVKDAIVAFVESGWEHDRLAGAPLQMDEVAGAMRMLSSPRPAELAQGVGRFVDYELLQDRRVPSGTQMDHLADALAALEYYLEAAREHRGGLEHILDVAEHSLGLLGYWPVPAQREVSTAPVAADAMAPAVGLAGIDAEHPELSESVSLLPGVDLTGLFVGDSGASAAPAHDLDGLRLAQTEAPAPNMLVGGDAHDEDGDWVEVEEEVVEQVPVRDALADNTHFNIDAEGIDDDIRDIFLEEMQEEIDNLLGAEKTWLADPAQTSSLVSIRRSFHTLKGSGRLVGAGVLGEFAWKVEDMLNRVLDNSIQPDANVQALVRHAIAALPGLLAALKGEGQPSAPLSAIMHTAGQLAAGNPARLEDHVSTATETVRRTVRRRVPRLDSTAASVPTAGLAGMAGALVEDEPAAPDHAIAMPVMPPVDPVLLEILRSEVAQYLQTIRGAIQRCEGELPVGEELLRAVHTLHGAIAMVDIPLLTQLLSPLESLFKRLRAANLPLTAEGVRLLGQSVDVVDHVMGQFDAAEPQLPNADVLTAQIVHMRDDYPESRVAHVVFEPQIDELEPVQPATPTDHAFVDHAGVDEAIMAASLEAGMAEARSAGNDAQDVHPDDAHHAEVTAELAAALDAFAPEEVAAERAAAEQAAAEKLAAEQAAAERAAAERLAAEQAAAERAAAEKLAAEQAAAERAAAEKLAAEQAAAQRAAAEKLAAEQAAAERAAAEKLAAEQAAAERAAAEKQAAEQAAAERAAAEKLAAEQAAAKRAESEAVAKVDAAPTPESAHAPASLGHIDADLLEVFIDEAREILDHADGVLAQWHADSADLSHVAELQRDLHTLKGGARIAGLMAVGDLSHAIETLLEKPIRDTAKTAPLISALEASFDQLHSMVQQVSQGQVSDYPQGMIDHLLALAGETTFADDASLAAAVMATPAVAAVASAPRQGATTDSDLPELMPEAEEEVRSSQEQIRVRADLLDSLVNHAGEVAIYRSRLEQQVAGYRFNLVELEQTVARLRSQLRMLEIETEAQIIARFQREHREAGLTVFDPLELDRYSQLQQYSRALAESVSDLVSIQNMLDELTRQAETLLIQQSRVSTELQDGLLRTRMLPFDTMVPNLRRTLRQAAQEEHKQAQLYVDGAHGEMDRNLLDRIKAPFEHMLRNAIAHGIESPADRRKAGKPVEGSVHITVAREATEVVVRVSDDGRGLNREAIRKRGIERGLLRAETKPTDNQLLSLITQPGFSTASTVTQLAGRGVGMDVVANEIKQLGGSLSIESEEGQGSTFILRLPFTLAVTQAILVRIGEATFAIPMTSVQGVARVNPEELTALMAQDEPSFNYGNEAFGIHDLAELLGLPPGLPAEDEQQPLLLTRAGDLRAAIRIDAVLGSREIVVKSVGPQISSVPGLLGATIMGDGSVLIILDLAPLVRHGMIRRDQRLSEGLSAVQAPVVEEVQVRPLVMVVDDSITMRKVTGRVLERHEYEVSTAKDGVDALEKLHERVPDLMLLDIEMPRMDGYELATHMKADPRLRDVPIIMITSRSGDKHRQRAFDIGVDRYLGKPYQEAELLVQIGEVLEQRATEPVHD, encoded by the coding sequence ATGAGACTTCAAGACCACATCGATTTCACGACGCTGCAATGGGTCAAGCCGGAGCTCGACGACACCTTGTCGATCGCCCGCGAGGCACTGGAGTCCTACGTCGACAATCCGGGCAAGCGCGATTTCATGCGCACCTGTGCCGACCATCTGCATCAGGTGCAGGGCACCTTGCAGATGGTCGAGCTGTACGGCGCGGCCATGGTCACCGCAGAGATGGAGGCCCTCGCCATCGCCCTGCTGGAGGATCATGTCGCCCAGCGCGAGGAAGCGTATGCCGCGCTGATGCGCGGCCTGATGCAGCTGCCCGACTACCTCGAGCGGCTGTCCAGCGGGCACCGCGACGTGCCGGTGGTGCTGCTGCCGCTGCTCAATGACCTGCGCGCCAGCCGTGGCCAGGAAGCATTGCCCGAATCGGCGATGTTCCACCCCAATCTCGACGCCTTCCTGCCCGAGCAGGCCCCGGCGGCGATGAGCGAGGCCTATGCCGAGGCGCATCGCGCCGAGCTGGTCGACCTGCGCCTGCGCTTCCAGCAGCAACTGCTCGGCTGGTTTCGCGGCCAGAACGCCGCGGTGCAGCTGGTCAACATGCGCAAGACCCTGCTGGCGATCACCGCCCGCTGCTATCACGTGCACGGGCGACGCCTCTGGTGGATCGCCGCCGGTGTTCTCGAGGGCCTCGAACAGGGTGCATTGAAGGGTTTCGCGGGCGAAGTACGCCAGTTGATCGGCAAGGTCGACCGCAACATCCGCCTGCTGATCGAGCAGGGCGAACACAGCCTGCGCGGTGGCGAGGCGGACGAAGTCGCCTGCAAGCTTCTGTACATCGTGGCCCAGGCCAAGCAACGCAGCCCGCAGATGGAGCTGTTGCGCAGCACCTACGGTCTGGACGCCCTGTTGCCGGACGCCGGCGAACTCGAGCACGCGCGCGGCTCGATGGCGGGACACAATCGTGCCCTGCTCGATTCCGTTTCCCGTGCGTTGAAGGACGACCTGCTGCGCGTCAAGGAAGCGCTGGACCTGTTCCTGCGCCAGCAGAATGGCGACCCCGCCCAGCTGGCCGTGCAGGGCGAGGTGCTCGAGCGCGTCGGCGATACCCTGGGCATGCTGGCGCTGGCCGTGCCGCGCCGCGTGGTCACCGAACAGCGTCGGGTGCTCGACGAGATTGCCAACCGGCTGCGCGCCGCCGATGAAGAGACCCTGCTCGATGTCGCCGGGGCCCTGCTTTACGTCGAGGCCTCGCTGGACGATCACATCGAAAGCCTCGGTTCCGACGGCGAACCGGGCGCTGGCGATGCCATGCACGCGCTGCCACGCAGCGAGGCACTCGGCGTCGTCACCACGCTGATGCAGGAAGCCATCGCCAACACCGGTCGGGTCAAGGACGCGATCGTCGCGTTCGTCGAATCCGGCTGGGAGCACGATCGACTCGCCGGCGCACCGCTGCAGATGGATGAAGTGGCGGGCGCCATGCGCATGCTGTCTTCGCCTCGTCCGGCCGAACTTGCGCAGGGCGTGGGTCGCTTCGTCGACTACGAACTGCTGCAGGATCGGCGCGTGCCCAGCGGCACCCAGATGGATCATCTGGCCGATGCCCTGGCTGCCCTGGAGTATTACCTCGAGGCGGCCCGCGAGCACCGTGGCGGGCTGGAACACATCCTCGACGTGGCCGAGCACAGCCTCGGCCTGCTGGGTTACTGGCCGGTTCCCGCCCAGCGCGAAGTCAGCACCGCCCCTGTCGCAGCAGACGCCATGGCGCCGGCGGTGGGCCTCGCTGGCATCGATGCGGAACATCCGGAACTGTCCGAATCGGTCAGCCTGCTGCCGGGCGTGGACCTCACCGGCCTGTTCGTGGGCGACAGCGGTGCATCTGCGGCCCCGGCGCACGATCTCGACGGTCTGCGCCTGGCCCAGACCGAGGCGCCGGCACCGAACATGCTGGTGGGCGGCGACGCCCATGACGAGGATGGCGACTGGGTCGAGGTCGAGGAGGAAGTGGTCGAGCAGGTGCCGGTGCGCGACGCGCTGGCCGACAACACCCACTTCAACATCGACGCCGAAGGCATCGATGACGATATCCGCGACATCTTCCTGGAAGAGATGCAGGAGGAGATCGACAACCTGCTCGGCGCCGAGAAGACCTGGCTGGCTGATCCCGCGCAGACGTCGTCGCTGGTCAGCATCCGTCGTTCGTTCCACACCCTGAAGGGTTCGGGTCGCCTGGTCGGCGCCGGCGTGCTGGGCGAGTTCGCCTGGAAAGTCGAGGACATGCTCAACCGCGTGCTCGACAACAGCATCCAGCCCGATGCCAACGTGCAGGCGCTGGTGCGGCATGCCATCGCCGCGCTGCCCGGATTGCTCGCCGCCCTCAAGGGCGAGGGGCAGCCGAGCGCTCCGCTCAGCGCGATCATGCACACCGCCGGGCAACTGGCGGCGGGCAACCCGGCGCGACTGGAAGACCATGTGTCGACGGCTACCGAAACGGTCCGTCGCACCGTTCGCCGGCGGGTGCCGCGTCTCGACTCGACCGCGGCTTCGGTGCCGACGGCGGGCCTGGCCGGCATGGCTGGCGCGCTTGTCGAAGACGAGCCTGCCGCCCCGGACCACGCCATCGCGATGCCGGTGATGCCGCCGGTCGATCCGGTGCTGCTGGAAATCCTGCGCAGCGAAGTGGCCCAGTATCTGCAGACCATTCGTGGCGCGATCCAGCGTTGCGAGGGTGAACTGCCGGTCGGCGAGGAACTGTTGCGCGCCGTGCACACGCTGCACGGTGCGATTGCGATGGTCGACATCCCCTTGCTGACGCAGTTGTTGTCGCCGCTGGAGTCGCTGTTCAAGCGCTTGCGTGCCGCCAATCTGCCGCTGACCGCCGAGGGCGTCCGCCTGCTTGGGCAGTCCGTCGATGTGGTCGACCACGTCATGGGCCAGTTCGATGCCGCCGAGCCGCAACTGCCGAACGCGGACGTGCTCACCGCGCAGATCGTCCACATGCGCGACGACTATCCCGAGTCGCGCGTGGCGCACGTCGTGTTCGAGCCACAGATCGACGAGCTCGAGCCGGTGCAGCCGGCAACCCCGACCGATCATGCGTTTGTGGATCATGCGGGTGTCGACGAGGCGATCATGGCCGCTTCCCTAGAAGCCGGCATGGCCGAGGCCCGGTCGGCGGGGAATGATGCGCAGGACGTCCATCCGGATGATGCGCATCACGCCGAGGTGACCGCCGAGCTGGCGGCCGCGCTCGACGCATTTGCACCCGAGGAGGTGGCTGCCGAGCGCGCCGCAGCAGAACAGGCTGCCGCCGAGAAGCTGGCTGCCGAGCAGGCTGCCGCGGAACGCGCTGCCGCCGAGAGGCTGGCTGCCGAGCAGGCTGCCGCGGAACGCGCTGCCGCCGAGAAACTGGCCGCCGAGCAGGCCGCCGCGGAACGCGCTGCCGCCGAGAAGCTGGCTGCCGAGCAGGCCGCCGCGCAACGTGCTGCTGCCGAGAAACTGGCTGCCGAGCAGGCTGCCGCGGAACGTGCTGCCGCCGAGAAGCTGGCTGCCGAGCAGGCCGCCGCGGAACGCGCTGCCGCCGAGAAGCAGGCTGCCGAGCAGGCTGCCGCGGAACGCGCTGCTGCCGAGAAGCTGGCTGCCGAACAGGCTGCCGCGAAGCGGGCCGAATCCGAAGCCGTGGCGAAGGTCGATGCCGCACCGACGCCGGAATCCGCTCACGCCCCGGCGAGCCTCGGCCATATCGATGCCGACCTGCTGGAAGTCTTCATCGACGAGGCCCGCGAGATTCTGGACCACGCCGATGGCGTCCTGGCCCAGTGGCACGCCGATTCGGCCGACCTGTCGCACGTGGCCGAACTGCAGCGTGACCTGCATACCCTCAAGGGTGGTGCGCGCATCGCCGGTCTGATGGCGGTGGGCGATCTCAGCCACGCCATCGAAACCCTGCTCGAGAAGCCGATCCGCGACACGGCCAAGACCGCGCCGCTGATTTCCGCGCTGGAAGCGAGCTTTGACCAGTTGCACTCGATGGTGCAGCAGGTTTCGCAGGGTCAGGTGTCCGACTATCCGCAGGGCATGATCGATCATCTGCTGGCGCTGGCCGGTGAAACCACGTTCGCCGACGATGCCTCGCTGGCCGCTGCGGTCATGGCGACCCCGGCCGTCGCAGCCGTGGCGTCTGCACCGCGTCAGGGCGCCACCACCGACTCCGACCTGCCCGAGCTGATGCCCGAGGCCGAGGAAGAGGTGCGGTCGTCGCAGGAACAGATCCGCGTTCGCGCCGACCTGCTCGACAGCCTGGTCAACCATGCCGGCGAAGTGGCGATCTACCGTTCGCGACTGGAACAGCAGGTTGCCGGTTACCGTTTCAACCTGGTCGAGCTGGAACAGACGGTGGCCCGTCTGCGCAGCCAGCTGCGCATGCTGGAAATCGAGACCGAGGCGCAGATCATCGCGCGCTTCCAGCGCGAGCATCGCGAAGCGGGCCTCACCGTGTTCGATCCGCTCGAGCTCGACCGCTACTCGCAGCTGCAGCAGTATTCGCGTGCACTGGCCGAGTCGGTATCCGACCTGGTGTCCATCCAGAACATGCTGGACGAGCTGACGCGCCAGGCCGAGACCCTGCTGATCCAGCAGTCGCGGGTCAGTACCGAACTGCAGGACGGTTTGCTGCGCACCCGCATGCTGCCGTTCGACACGATGGTGCCGAACCTGCGTCGCACCTTGCGTCAGGCGGCGCAGGAAGAGCACAAGCAGGCCCAGCTGTACGTGGACGGTGCCCACGGTGAAATGGACCGCAACCTGCTGGATCGAATCAAGGCCCCGTTCGAGCACATGCTGCGCAACGCGATCGCCCACGGCATCGAGAGCCCGGCGGATCGCCGCAAGGCCGGCAAGCCGGTCGAGGGCTCGGTGCACATCACGGTGGCCCGCGAGGCGACCGAGGTGGTGGTGCGGGTCAGCGACGACGGTCGCGGCCTGAACCGCGAAGCCATCCGCAAGCGCGGCATCGAGCGCGGCCTGCTGCGTGCCGAGACCAAGCCGACCGACAACCAGTTGCTGTCACTGATCACCCAGCCGGGCTTCTCCACCGCCAGCACGGTGACCCAGCTGGCTGGCCGTGGCGTCGGCATGGACGTGGTCGCCAACGAGATCAAGCAGCTCGGCGGTTCACTGTCGATCGAGTCGGAAGAAGGCCAGGGCAGCACCTTCATCCTGCGCCTGCCGTTCACGCTCGCGGTGACCCAGGCCATCCTGGTGCGCATCGGCGAGGCGACCTTCGCGATCCCGATGACCTCGGTGCAGGGCGTGGCCCGGGTCAATCCGGAAGAGCTGACCGCCCTGATGGCGCAGGACGAGCCGTCGTTCAACTACGGCAACGAGGCGTTCGGCATTCATGATCTGGCCGAGTTGCTCGGTCTGCCGCCGGGTCTGCCGGCCGAAGACGAACAGCAGCCGCTGTTGCTGACCCGCGCAGGCGACCTGCGCGCGGCGATCCGCATCGACGCGGTGCTGGGTTCGCGCGAGATCGTGGTGAAGTCGGTGGGCCCGCAGATCAGTTCGGTGCCCGGCCTGCTCGGCGCCACGATCATGGGCGACGGCTCGGTGCTGATCATTCTCGATCTGGCGCCGCTGGTGCGTCACGGCATGATCCGCCGCGACCAGCGCCTGTCCGAAGGCCTCAGCGCGGTGCAGGCGCCGGTGGTCGAGGAAGTCCAGGTGCGTCCGCTGGTGATGGTGGTCGACGACTCCATCACCATGCGCAAGGTCACCGGCCGCGTGCTGGAACGCCACGAGTACGAGGTCAGCACGGCAAAGGACGGTGTCGATGCGCTGGAGAAGCTGCACGAGCGCGTGCCCGACCTGATGCTGCTCGACATCGAAATGCCGCGCATGGACGGTTACGAGCTGGCGACCCACATGAAGGCCGACCCGCGACTGCGCGACGTGCCGATCATCATGATCACCTCGCGCAGCGGCGACAAGCATCGCCAGCGAGCGTTCGACATCGGCGTGGATCGTTACCTCGGCAAGCCGTACCAGGAAGCGGAGCTGCTGGTGCAGATCGGCGAAGTATTGGAGCAGCGAGCAACGGAGCCTGTTCATGACTGA
- a CDS encoding methyl-accepting chemotaxis protein has product MSTTGGVSRERGYTALIVLLLIAIGFAALDFFLLNQKNSEDRQAIALTTQIQVLSQQTAKFALESADGNTDSFKELESTRNAIDSAVQRLNKGDPKGGMQPYADNNVTPAGRAVNALDASWRQLDADIGKILSNKAVVLDSGQRAATLSQQMPLLNSSMEQVVNILQQRNGSSEQMLGTSRQMLSADRIIRRVQEVLQGGDSAQSAADGLFRDAQLYGNVLKGLIEGNPDSGVKPINDSNARKILTDMDASWNQLADPVSKLVAAAGNIADVKRAGNQASLDSQTVLLRANDLSEQIGKLPLRRLFPNVWWGLLGAIAAVAFALLLVITLVRDQRKRFAQSTELNQRNQEAIMRLLDEMGSLAEGDLTVKTTVSEDITGAIADSVNYAIDELRSLVTTINETSEQVSSSAQETQTTARHLANAAEQQAQQISSATSAINQIVTSMDTVSRDSAESADVAERSVKIASHGAEVVRETISGMDSIRDQIQETSKRIKRLGESSQEIGSIVELINDIAEQTNILALNAAIQAASAGEAGRGFAVVADEVQRLAERSTSATKRIETLVQTIQSDTNEAVNSMEQTTAEVVAGARLAEDAGSALGDIERVSHDLSALIQNISTAAREQSAAATDVSVSMNAIQEITSQTSQGASQTADSIGTLAQLASDLRRSVAHFKLPG; this is encoded by the coding sequence ATGAGCACTACAGGGGGCGTCAGCAGGGAACGCGGTTACACCGCACTCATTGTCCTGCTGCTGATTGCGATCGGTTTCGCGGCACTGGATTTCTTCCTGCTCAACCAGAAGAACAGTGAAGATCGCCAGGCGATCGCGCTGACCACGCAGATCCAGGTGCTGTCACAGCAGACGGCGAAGTTCGCGCTGGAATCGGCCGATGGCAACACCGACTCCTTCAAGGAGCTCGAGTCCACCCGCAACGCGATTGATTCCGCGGTGCAGCGGCTGAACAAGGGTGATCCCAAGGGCGGCATGCAGCCGTATGCGGACAACAACGTCACCCCCGCGGGTCGCGCCGTCAATGCGCTGGATGCTTCCTGGAGACAGCTCGACGCCGACATCGGCAAGATCCTGTCGAACAAGGCCGTGGTGCTCGACTCCGGACAGCGCGCTGCCACGCTTTCGCAGCAGATGCCCCTGCTCAACTCGAGCATGGAGCAGGTGGTCAACATCCTGCAGCAGCGCAACGGCAGCTCCGAACAGATGCTGGGCACCTCCCGCCAGATGCTGTCGGCTGACCGAATCATCCGCCGCGTGCAGGAAGTGCTGCAGGGTGGCGACAGCGCCCAGTCTGCCGCCGACGGCCTGTTCCGCGACGCGCAGTTGTACGGCAACGTGCTCAAGGGCCTGATCGAAGGCAACCCCGACAGCGGCGTGAAGCCGATCAACGACTCCAACGCCCGCAAGATCCTGACCGACATGGACGCCAGCTGGAACCAGCTGGCCGACCCGGTTTCCAAGCTGGTCGCCGCCGCCGGCAACATCGCCGACGTGAAGCGCGCCGGCAACCAGGCTTCGCTGGATTCGCAGACCGTGCTGCTGCGTGCAAACGACCTGTCCGAGCAGATCGGCAAGCTGCCGCTGCGCCGGCTGTTCCCGAACGTGTGGTGGGGCCTGCTCGGCGCGATCGCCGCGGTGGCCTTCGCCCTGTTGCTGGTCATCACCCTGGTGCGCGACCAGCGCAAGCGGTTCGCCCAGAGTACCGAGCTGAACCAGCGCAACCAGGAGGCGATCATGCGCCTGCTGGACGAGATGGGCTCGCTGGCGGAAGGCGACCTGACCGTGAAGACCACGGTGTCCGAAGACATCACCGGCGCCATCGCCGACTCGGTGAACTACGCCATCGACGAGCTGCGTTCACTGGTGACCACGATCAACGAGACCTCCGAGCAGGTCTCCTCGTCGGCGCAGGAAACCCAGACCACCGCCCGCCATCTGGCCAACGCGGCGGAACAGCAGGCACAGCAGATCAGCTCGGCCACCTCGGCCATCAACCAGATCGTGACCTCGATGGACACGGTGTCCAGGGATTCGGCCGAATCGGCCGACGTGGCGGAGCGATCGGTGAAGATCGCCTCGCACGGCGCCGAAGTGGTGCGCGAGACGATCTCCGGCATGGACTCGATCCGCGACCAGATCCAGGAGACCTCCAAGCGCATCAAGCGGCTGGGCGAATCCTCGCAGGAGATCGGCTCGATCGTCGAACTGATCAACGACATCGCCGAGCAGACCAACATCCTGGCGTTGAACGCGGCGATCCAGGCGGCCTCGGCCGGTGAGGCGGGACGCGGTTTCGCGGTCGTGGCGGACGAAGTGCAGCGACTGGCCGAACGCTCGACCAGCGCCACCAAGCGTATCGAAACGCTGGTGCAGACGATTCAGTCCGATACCAACGAGGCGGTGAACTCGATGGAACAGACCACCGCGGAGGTGGTCGCCGGTGCACGCCTGGCGGAGGATGCCGGTAGCGCACTGGGTGACATCGAACGCGTTTCGCACGATCTGTCCGCGCTGATTCAGAACATCTCGACCGCAGCACGCGAGCAGTCCGCGGCGGCGACGGATGTCTCCGTCTCGATGAACGCGATTCAGGAAATTACTTCGCAGACCTCGCAAGGTGCCAGCCAGACGGCCGACTCGATCGGTACGCTGGCACAGCTGGCGAGCGATCTGCGGCGTTCGGTGGCTCACTTCAAGCTGCCGGGTTGA